The following coding sequences lie in one Paenibacillus durus ATCC 35681 genomic window:
- a CDS encoding polysaccharide biosynthesis protein, with the protein MKSQATGSKLLQGAFILSAAALLSKLIGALQKIPLQNLGGDAVFGIYNTVYPIYTLLVTIAMLGLPSALSKIVAEAEAEGSPGEGRAVLLRASLVSSAAGLLLATATYAGAPLIAGFIGSGHVVSALRTAAWGLAVVPLLAAFRGYFQGLHNMMPTAVSQIFEQSARVAIMIALLLFLSSHGANAEIIAAGAMLGSAGGALGGLAVMLLYWRRHRKAMAGAAAEISAASELAPPTSVEFLPETGSKASKVEGRSIRKLLAYGVPVMLGTLAAPLISLVDVFTMPRLLASASGEAQAMVQFGIYNRGLPLVQLVTMLAGSLSVLFIPALAESKFRGNLSEIESRCRLSLRWFWLLGLAAAVGLAVLAEPVNIALYGDASGSGTIRWLAFTAADGTVAIISAALLQGLGCVRAPALHFLAAAALKAALNLLLIPQQGIAGAAIAAVAAQGLAAALNVRLLCKTAGLRLRPADWLARPALLLAGLAAAAAAAGWGGGALLGAAGVTGRTLALAQSLLGVAAGCLVFAALAVRLRLLDEDELRQLPGLGPKLARAIRKLGLFP; encoded by the coding sequence ATGAAATCACAAGCGACGGGTTCAAAACTGCTGCAAGGCGCTTTTATTCTAAGCGCCGCCGCTCTGCTGTCCAAGCTGATTGGGGCGCTGCAAAAAATCCCGCTGCAAAACTTGGGCGGAGATGCCGTATTTGGCATTTACAACACGGTCTACCCAATCTATACTCTGCTCGTAACTATTGCGATGCTTGGGCTGCCATCCGCCCTATCCAAGATTGTGGCTGAGGCGGAAGCCGAAGGAAGCCCCGGCGAGGGCCGGGCTGTGCTACTGCGGGCGTCGCTGGTCAGCAGCGCGGCAGGGCTGCTCCTGGCCACTGCGACGTATGCGGGCGCGCCGCTGATTGCCGGCTTCATCGGCAGCGGACATGTGGTCTCGGCGCTGCGGACGGCGGCCTGGGGGCTTGCCGTTGTGCCGTTGCTGGCCGCGTTCCGGGGGTATTTTCAGGGGCTGCATAATATGATGCCAACCGCAGTGTCGCAAATATTCGAGCAATCGGCCCGGGTCGCCATAATGATTGCGCTGCTGCTCTTTCTGAGCAGCCATGGAGCAAATGCGGAGATCATTGCGGCAGGAGCCATGCTGGGATCAGCCGGCGGCGCCCTGGGCGGACTTGCTGTCATGCTGCTGTACTGGCGCCGCCACCGCAAAGCTATGGCAGGCGCGGCGGCGGAAATCTCAGCGGCGTCGGAGTTGGCGCCGCCAACCTCTGTGGAGTTCTTGCCTGAGACCGGCTCTAAGGCAAGCAAGGTTGAGGGCCGCAGCATACGGAAGCTGCTCGCTTACGGCGTGCCGGTCATGCTGGGGACGCTGGCGGCTCCGCTGATCAGCCTGGTGGATGTCTTCACCATGCCCCGCCTGCTGGCCTCCGCCAGCGGCGAGGCACAGGCCATGGTGCAGTTTGGCATTTACAACCGGGGCCTTCCGCTGGTCCAGCTTGTAACGATGCTGGCAGGCTCGCTCTCCGTCCTGTTCATTCCCGCCTTGGCCGAGTCCAAGTTCCGGGGGAATTTAAGCGAGATCGAGAGCCGCTGCCGCCTGTCGCTGCGCTGGTTCTGGCTGCTCGGCCTCGCCGCTGCCGTCGGCCTTGCCGTGCTCGCCGAGCCGGTCAACATCGCCTTGTACGGCGACGCTTCCGGCAGCGGCACGATCCGCTGGCTGGCCTTCACCGCAGCCGACGGCACGGTCGCCATCATCTCCGCCGCGCTGCTCCAGGGCCTGGGCTGCGTGCGCGCCCCGGCGCTGCACTTCCTGGCCGCCGCTGCGCTGAAGGCGGCCCTCAACCTGCTGCTTATCCCGCAGCAGGGCATTGCCGGCGCGGCCATCGCCGCCGTCGCCGCGCAAGGGCTCGCAGCCGCGCTGAACGTGCGGCTGCTCTGCAAGACCGCCGGTCTGCGGCTTCGCCCCGCAGATTGGCTGGCGCGGCCCGCGCTGCTGCTCGCGGGCCTTGCGGCTGCGGCCGCCGCCGCCGGATGGGGCGGCGGCGCTCTGCTGGGTGCGGCTGGGGTAACCGGCCGCACTCTGGCGCTGGCGCAGAGCCTGCTCGGCGTGGCCGCAGGCTGCCTCGTCTTTGCCGCGTTAGCCGTGCGGCTGCGGCTGCTGGACGAGGACGAGCTGCGCCAGCTGCCCGGGCTCGGCCCGAAGCTGGCCCGGGCGATCCGGAAGCTGGGCCTGTTCCCGTAA
- the mazG gene encoding nucleoside triphosphate pyrophosphohydrolase: MSAILTVVGLGSGNPDRLTLGIVNKLRTASKVYVRTKEHPVMQALEELGVESQSFDTLYESFSSFPEVYEAITQKLLEEARSGDESTEIVYAVPGHPMVAESAVSKLRLLCAEEGIRLSLLGGESFLDEAFVRLGFDPIEGFQLLDASGITRSQLRPELHTLIGQVYDTFTASEAKLCLMELYPPEYEVTVGHALGVEGEERIVKVPLYELDRQEGYGNLSLIYIPADRSESLRNRTFDRLHEIVGILRSPEGCPWDREQTHDSLRKNLIEETYEVLETIDEDDPEHMKEELGDLLLQIMLHSQMEEELGTFTVFDVIEGLSGKLIFRHPHVFGDKDARDAEAALQNWEGMKAEEKRRKGIKPEAESALSGVPRDLPALMKAYKLQKKASKVGFDWDNIQDVLAKISEELDELKEAINAGAPAEEQMLELGDLLFAATNAARFIDADPEEALTRTNRKFVERFQYIERRLRDKGISPKDSSLEEMEALWQEAKAEERAKQ, from the coding sequence ATGAGCGCAATATTAACGGTAGTCGGCCTCGGCTCCGGCAATCCGGACCGGCTGACGCTTGGCATAGTGAACAAGCTGCGTACGGCTTCCAAAGTTTACGTGCGCACTAAGGAGCACCCCGTGATGCAGGCTTTGGAGGAGCTTGGCGTGGAGTCGCAGTCCTTCGACACACTGTACGAATCCTTCTCCTCTTTTCCCGAAGTCTATGAAGCGATCACTCAGAAGCTGCTTGAAGAAGCGCGTTCAGGCGATGAGAGTACGGAAATTGTCTACGCCGTACCCGGACACCCGATGGTTGCGGAATCCGCTGTTTCTAAGCTGCGCCTGCTCTGCGCGGAGGAGGGTATCCGCTTAAGTCTTCTTGGAGGAGAGAGCTTTCTGGATGAGGCATTCGTACGTCTTGGCTTCGATCCGATCGAGGGCTTTCAGCTGCTGGACGCTTCCGGGATCACGCGCTCGCAGCTTCGTCCCGAGCTGCATACGCTGATCGGACAAGTGTACGACACCTTTACAGCCTCAGAGGCAAAGCTGTGCCTGATGGAGCTGTATCCGCCTGAATACGAGGTGACGGTCGGCCATGCGCTCGGCGTGGAGGGCGAGGAGCGAATCGTCAAAGTGCCGCTGTACGAACTGGACCGCCAGGAGGGTTACGGCAACCTGTCGCTCATCTACATTCCGGCAGACCGCTCCGAGAGCTTACGGAACCGCACCTTTGACCGCCTGCATGAAATTGTCGGCATCCTGCGCAGTCCGGAGGGCTGTCCGTGGGACCGCGAGCAGACCCATGATTCGCTCCGCAAAAATCTGATCGAAGAAACCTACGAGGTGCTCGAAACGATTGACGAGGACGATCCCGAGCATATGAAGGAGGAGCTGGGCGACCTGCTGCTGCAAATTATGCTGCATTCCCAGATGGAAGAAGAGCTTGGCACATTCACTGTGTTTGATGTCATTGAGGGGCTCAGCGGCAAGCTGATCTTCCGTCATCCGCATGTCTTCGGCGACAAGGACGCCCGGGATGCGGAGGCTGCGCTCCAGAACTGGGAAGGCATGAAGGCGGAAGAGAAGCGGCGCAAAGGCATTAAGCCGGAAGCGGAGTCCGCGCTCAGCGGAGTTCCCCGCGATTTGCCGGCGCTTATGAAGGCGTACAAGCTGCAGAAAAAAGCGTCCAAAGTCGGCTTCGACTGGGACAATATCCAGGATGTACTCGCAAAGATCAGCGAGGAGTTGGATGAGCTGAAGGAAGCGATTAATGCCGGTGCTCCGGCGGAGGAGCAGATGCTCGAACTCGGCGACCTGCTGTTCGCGGCGACTAACGCCGCCCGGTTCATTGATGCCGATCCTGAAGAGGCGCTGACCCGCACCAACCGCAAATTTGTCGAACGGTTCCAGTACATCGAACGCCGTCTGCGGGACAAAGGAATCTCGCCAAAGGACAGCAGTCTGGAGGAAATGGAAGCTTTATGGCAGGAAGCCAAGGCTGAAGAACGGGCGAAGCAGTAG